In Gordonia sp. SL306, the genomic window CTAGGTGTGTTCGGGGTGATCGTCGGCGTCGTCGGGGGTGCCGTCGGCGACATCGGGGGTGCCGTCGGCGACATCCGTGGTGCCGTCGGCGACGTCGGGGGTGCTGTCGGCGTCATCCGTGGTGCTCTCGGCGACATCGGGGGTGCTGTCGGCGACGTCGGGGTTGCTGTCGGCGACATCGGGGTTGCTGTCGGCGACATCGGGGTTGCTGTCGGCGACATCGGAGGTGCCGTCGGCGACATCGGGGTTGCTGTCGGCGGTGTCGTCGATCTCCGACTCGAGCACCCAGTCGTCGGTGGAGGATTCCGCGGTCAGCGGCTCCCCGTCGTCGGCCCGGGGTGTGTGGCGCGCGATCGCGGCCGCGAGTGCGGCCTCGGCGGGACTGTCGCCGGGCTCCTCGGCCGCACGTCGGGCCCGGCCACGTCTCGTGCCCGCGTCGGTGTCGCGATCGTCATCGGCGTCTGCGTCGTAGCGGTCGTCGACGTAACCGGCGACCCCGAGCTCTTCGAGTTCTTCGGCCCGCTGCGGGTGATAGATCTCCAGCCCGTGCTCACGACCACGTGGTGCGAGGACGAAGTAGGCTGCCGCACAGGCGAACACCAATACCGCGGTGAACACGTTGATCCTGGTTCCGAAGATGTGGGTGGCCGGATCGGAACGCATCAGTTCCACGCCGAAACGGCCGACGCAATAGCCGGCCACATACAGCGCGAACAGACGTCCGTGGCCGATCCGGAATTGCCGGTCGACGACGACGAGCAGGATCACCACAAGGACGTTCCACAGCAGCTCGTAGAGGAAAGTCGGATGCACGATGGCAACCACATGGCCGTTGGAGGTACCGCTGATCAGGCCGGGGTCGGCGACCCCGTTCGCATCGACGCGCTCGTAGATCTTCAAGCCCCACGGCACGGTCGTCTCGCGACCGTAGAGCTCCTGGTTGAAGTAGTTCCCGAGGCGGCCGATGGCCTGGGCCAGCAGGATCGCCGGTGCGAGCGCGTCACCGAACGGGGGCAACCTGATGCCGTGTCGTCGCGCACCGATCCAGGCGCCGAGCGCTCCGAGCAGTACGGCACCCCAGATGCCGAGGCCGCCATCCCAGATCTTCAGTGCGTCGATCGGCTCCTTCGGGCCGTCGCCGAAGTAGGTCTGCCAGTCGGTGGCCACGTGGTACAGCCGCCCGCCGACGAGGCCGAAGGGCACCGCCCAGATCGCGACGTCGAGGACCTCGCCATCTTGCCCGCCTCGGGCCTTCCAGCGGCGATTGCCCCACCAGACCGCGACGATGATGCCGACGATGATGCAGAGGGCGTATGCGCGGAGCGGAAACGGCCCCAGGTGCCAGACGCCCTCCGGCGGGCTCGGAAGGTAGGCCAGGACCATCGATCCTGCGGATCCAGTCCCGTCGAGAGTTGTCGGCCCAGCAAGGGGTGTCGGCACCGTCACGCTGCCACCCTAACCGACCGACCGATCCGGACCGTGGACCGGCGGTGGGACGCTTACGCTCCGCGTGGAGCCGAGCCGGCAGGGGTCGCCGCACGGACGCCCTCGGCGAGTTCGCCGACCAGCGCCGCGAGCTCGCTCGTGCCGACCTTGGCCGCCGACACGAGGGCCGAGCCCACGATCACGCCGTCGGCGTAACTCGCGATCTCGGCAGCCTGCGCTCCGCTGCGAACGCCCAGACCGACACCGATCGGGATGTCCGAGTGTGCCCGCACCCGCGCACAGAGTTCCGGCGCGGCGTCGGACACCGCGTCACGGGCGCCCGTGACACCCATCGTCGAGGCGGCGTAGACGAACCCGCGCGACGCATCGACGGTGAGGGCCAATCGTTCGGTTGTCGATGACGGCGCGACGAGATAGATGCGGTCGAGGTCGTGTGCGTCGGACGCGGCCTCCCAGGCGGCGCCCTCCTCGGGAATGAGGTTCGGGGTGATCAGGCCGGCACCGCCTGCGCTCGCCAGATCGTGGGCGAACCGGTCCACGCCGTACTGCAGCACCGGATTCCAGTAGCTCATGACGACGGCCTGGCCGCCGGCCGCGGAGATGGCCTCCACGGCCGTGAAGACGTCGCGGACCCGCACGCCGTTGGCGAGCGCCAGGTCGGCGGCCTCCTGGATGGTCGGTCCATCCATCACCGGATCGGAGTACGGCACGCCGACCTCGATGATGTCGCAGCCGGCCTCGACCATCGTCCGGAAGTACTCCACCGACTTCTCGACCGTGGGATAGCCCACGGGCAGGTATCCGATCAGCGCGCTGCGACCCTCGTCACGGCATCGGGCGAAGGTCGGGCCGAGCTTCGAGCGCGCTGTGTGGGTCACGGCGGCAGATTCCTGGGCACTCATACCGTCTCCCCTGTCTGTTCGCCGCCTGCCGCCGCCTCGTCCTGTGATGGGGGCTTGTCGAACAGGTGGAACCATTCCGCTGCGGTGTCGACGTCCTTGTCACCACGACCGGACAGGCTCACGACGATGATCGCGCCGTCACCGAGTTCCCGGCCGAGCTTGAGCGCGCCGGCAACCGCGTGCGCGGACTCGATGGCCGGGATGATGCCCTCGCGCCGGCTCAGCAACGCGAGCGCGTCCATCGCCTCCGTGTCGGTGATCGGCCGGTAATCGGCGCGGCCGATGTCTTTCAGATACGCGTGCTCCGGTCCGACGCCGGGATAGTCGAGACCTGCAGAGATCGAATGCGATTCGATGGTCTGCCCGTCCTCGTCCTGCAACAGGTAGGAGTAGGCCCCCTGGAATGCGCCCGGTGTTCCGCCCGTGAAGGTCGCGGCATGCCGGCCCGTCTCGACACCGTCGCCCGCAGCCTCGTAACCGATGAGCCGCACGCCCGCATCGTCGATGAACGGATGGAAGATCCCGATCGCGTTGGAGCCGCCACCGACACACGCGACCACGGCGTCGGGCAGGCGCCCGACCTGCTCCTGGATCTGCGCGCGTGCCTCCAACCCGACGACACGCTGAAAATCGCGCACCATCGCAGGGAACGGATGTGGACCGGCGGCCGTGCCGAAGCAGTAATAAGTGTTGTGCGCGTTGGTCACCCAGTCGCGCATCGCCTCGTTGATGGCATCCTTGAGAGTCGCCGAACCGTTGTCGACAGCGATCACTTCGGCGCCGAGGAGCCGCATCCGGGCCACGTTCAGGGCCTGCCGATCGGTGTCGACCCGGCCCATGTAGACGACGCATTCGAGACCGAGCAAGGCACAGGCGGTCGCGGTGGCGACACCGTGCTGACCGGCGCCGGTCTCGGCGATCACCCGCGACTTGCCCATGCGCTGCGCCAGCAATGCCTGTCCGAGCACATTGTTGATCTTGTGCGAGCCGGTGTGGTTCAGATCCTCACGCTTGAGGAAAAGCCTTGCGCCGCCTGCATCTTCACGAAGTCGCGCCGCTTCGTACAGCGGCGACGGCCGTCCGGTGTAGTCCCGCTGCAACCGGTCGAGCTCGGCGAGGTAGTCATCATCGCTACGCAGTTTCTGGTACGTCGTGGTGACCTCGTCGATCACCGCCATCAACGCCTCGGGGACGTGCCGTCCGCCGTAGACACCGAAATGGCCGCTCTCGTCGGGTTCGATCGATGTACGCGTGGTGAGCCCGACACTCATGGCCGGGTAGGGAACGTTGGGAGAATCGGTATTCGCGCTCACGGTCTCTTGTCGTCGGCTATCGGGGTCAGCGGGCGGAAATTGCCGTCAGCGAACCGGTTTCGGGCAGGAAGGGTGAGTCCCGGCGGTGACCAGCTCGGAGACGGCGGCCCGCGGGTTGCCACTGGTGACGAGTCCCTCACCGACGAGCACCGCATCTGCACCCGCACCTGCATAGGCCAGCAGGTCGGCGGTGCCGCGCACGCCGGATTCGGCAACCCGGATCACCCGGGTCGGCAGTCCGGGGGCGATGCGGGCAAAGGAGTCGCGGTCGACTTCGAGGGTCTTCAGATTGCGTGCGTTGACACCCACCACCGAAGCACCGGCCTCGAGCGCGCGATCGGCCTCTTCCTCGGTGTGCACCTCGACGAGTGCGGTCATGCCGAGGCTCTCGGTGCGGTCGAGCAACGATGCCAGGACGTTCTGCTCGAGTGCCGCGACGATCAACAGGATCACGTCGGCACCGTGGGCCCGGGCCTCATGGATCTGATAGGGCCCGACGATGAAGTCCTTGCGCAGCACCGGGATGTTCACCGCTGCGCGCACACTGTCGAGATCGGCGAGCGACCCGCGGAAGCGTCGCTGCTCGGTCAACACGCTGATGATGCGAGCGCCGCCGGCCTCATAGGCGGCGGCGAGTTCGGCGGGATCGGCGATGGTCGCCAGATCACCCTTGGATGGGCTGGCGCGCTTCACCTCGGCGATGACCCCGATGCCCGGCTTGTTGAACGCGGCCATGGCATCGATGGGTTCGGGAGCCTGCACGGACGCCGCCTTGATCGCCGCGTAATCGACCACGGCTTCGCGCGCGGCGACGTCAGCTTTCACTCCCTCGAGGATGGAGTCGAGGACAGTCGGCGTACTCACGACGTGTGGGCCCCCTTTCGATGTTCGTGTGTTCTCAGGGTAGACCGGTGCCCGAATCGTCCTGTGGCCGGGTTGGCCGCTCACGGCCGTCGTCCGCAGGGGTCTCCGGGACATCGGTGGGATCGATCCCGGTGTCGAGTGCGTCCCACATCATGCGTTCGTTCGCGGCGGGTCCTTCGTTACGCTCGTCCGCCCGCGCGGCGTCCTCGGACGCCGTGTCACCGGTGGTCGCGGTGCCGGTTGTGGCACCGGTGGTGCGCTCGTGCTCGGCGAAGATCTGACGCTCCAGTTCGGCTCGTCGCGCGCCCGGACTCTTGTACTTCGACGACATCCCGGCCCCACCGGCCACCCGGAGCAGGAGCACGCCTGCCAGGACCGCGCACACGGTGCCGGCGAGCGCGACCACCGCCGCCCAGGAATTGGTGGTGATCAGGAGTACCTGGAAACGGCCGGGGAGATTGGCGGCTTCGGCGGCGTAGCCGGAGTCGGCACCACCGGTCATCAGTGAGATCGCGGGGATGGCGGCGAGGACACCGCCCGCCGCGACGAGTATCGCGATCACGCGTAGACCCCAGCCACGCACCGAGAACGCTGCGAGGATGGCCGCGAGCAGAACCAGCGCCAGGGGTGTGAGCCACGGACTCCAGTCCGAACCCTTGACGTCGAAATCCCGTGCCGGGGCCAGACCGTCCGCGGCGAGTACCCGGCACCACACCAGCCGCGACGCCGACCAGAAGGCCAGCGCCGCGAGCGCCAGCAGGATCGCGGCGAGCATCTGACGTCGCCGCATGAACGACTTCGCGGCGGCCGCCGGATCGGTGCTCGAGGGAGTCGGCGCGTTCATCGGGTCCCGCTCTCCACCGTGACCCCGTCGGCGGCGTCCGATCCGACGCGGCGCATGGTGCCGGCCGCGGCCACCGCGTTGAGTACTGCGGTCGCCTTGTTGCGCGCCTCGTTGTACTCGTATTCGGGTTCGCTGTCGGCGACCACGCCGCCGCCTGCCTGCACGAAGGCACGCCCGCCCGACATCAGCGCCGTGCGGATCGCGATCGCGGTGTCCGCGTTGCCGGCGAAATCCAGATACCCGACGATCCCGCCGTAGAGGCCGCGTCGCGTGAGCTCGTGCTCGTCGATGAGTTCCATGGCACGCACCTTCGGCGCGCCGGTGAGTGTGCCCGCCGGGAAACACGCGGTGACCGCGTCGAGCGCGTGCTTGTCGTCGCGTAGCGTCCCGGACACCGTCGAGACGAGGTGCATGACATGGCTGTACCGCTCGACGTGGCGGTAATCGCTGACCTTGACCGTGCCGGGGCGGCAGACCCGACCGAGGTCGTTACGGCCGAGATCGACAAGCATCAGATGCTCGGCGTTCTCCTTCTCGTCTTCCACCAGGCCCTTGGCGAGGAGCTGATCCTCTTCCTCGGTGGCACCGCGCCAGCGCGTGCCCGCGATGGGATGGGTGGTTGCCACTCCGTCGGACACGGTGACGAGGGCTTCGGGGCTGCTGCCGACGATGGTGAACGGACCACTGCCTGCACCTTGGTGACCGGGCATCCGAAGGAGATACATGTACGGACTCGGATTGGACGCGCGCAGCACCCGATAGACGTCGACCGGATCGGCCTCGGTCTCCATCTCGAATCGCTGCGACGGGACCACCTGGAACGCCTCGCCCGCTTCGATCTCGCCGACCAGGGTCGTGACGATCTCGCTGTACTCCGCGAGCGTCCGCTGTGACCGGTACTCCGGCATCGGACGGTCGAAATGCGACACCGTGGACGGTGACGGGGCGGCCAGGGCCTCGGTCATGCGGTCGAGCCGTGCGACCGCGTCGTGGTAGGCCTGCTCGACCCGCTCGGATGAGCCGTCCCAGTTCACCGCGTTCGCGATCAGGGTGATGGTGCCTTCGTGGTGATCGACAGCGGCGAGGTCGGTCGCCAGCAGCATCATCATGTCGGGCAGTCCCAGATCGTCGGTCGTGGTCTCCGGGAGCCGCTCGAGCCGGCGCACCATGTCGTAGGCGAAGAATCCGACGAAGCCACCGGTCAGCGGCGGCATGTCGGGGAACGGGTCGGTGGCCAGCAGGCGCAACGACTCGGCCAACGCCTCGACCGGGTCGCCCCCGTCGGGCGCGCCGGTGGGGACCTCTCCCCACCAGCGGGCCTCACCGTCGACAACGGTGAGCGCCGACGGCGACTGCACGCCGATGAACGACCAGCGCGACCAGGAACGGCCGTTCTCCGCCGACTCCAGCAGGAAGGTGCCCTCCCGGTCGCCGGCGAGTTTCCGGTACGCCGACAACGGTGTCTCGGAGTCGGCGAGCACCTTGCGGGTGACGGGGACGACGCGGTGATCGGCCGCGAGGTCGAGGAACTCCGCGAGGGTGGTCGTGTCGGGGCTCATCCCAGCGGCTCGCCGCCGACGCCCCACTGCTGACGCGGGATCTCGGTGATGGTCACCCACACCGAGTCGGGATTCTTGCCGGTCGCCTTCGCGTAGGCATCGGTCACCGCCGCGATGGTCTCCCGTTTGACCCGGTCGGACAGGCCCGGGGTCTGCGAGATCTGGATCATTGGCATTCGGCGCCGTCACCGCCTTTCTTCTCGGGTGGTCGCGTTCATTCTCCCCCGCCGACGGGAGACGCCCCGTCGGCCGGGGGTGCGTCAGATGCCGCGAGCGGCAGCGACGGGGTGTCGAAACAACTGTGATTGCCGGTGTGGCAGGCGGCGCCGACCTGGTCGACCACCAACAACACGGTGTCGCCGTCACAGTCGAGCCGGACGTCGTGCACGAATTGGGTGTGGCCGCTGGTCTCACCCTTCACCCAGTACTGCTGACGGGAGCGTGAATAGTAGGTCGCCCGTCGGGTTGCCAGAGTCTGTTCGAGCGCGGCGTCGTCCATCCACGCCATCATCAGGACGGTGCCGGTCTCGCGTTCCTGGGCGACCGCTGCGAACAACCCGTCGTCGTTGCGTTTCAGGCGGGCGGCGATGTCGTGGTCGAGAGCCATCTTCGGGGTCCTGTCGTGTTGTCGAGTGCGTACGGGGAACGTCGCGTCAACGGACGATGATTCCCTCGGCCGCCATCGCGGCCTTCACGTCGGGGATGGTCAGCTCGCCGAAGTGGAACACCGACGCAGCCAGAACCGCGTCGGCGCCGGCCGCCACGGCTGGTGCGAAGTCGGCGACCGCGCCCGCGCCGCCACTCGCGATCACCGGGACGTCGACCTCCGCGCGGACCGCGGCCAGCATGCGCAGATCGAAGCCACGCTTGGTGCCGTCGGCATCCATCGAGTTGAGCAGGATCTCACCGACGCCGAGTTCCTGCCCGCGCCGGGCCCACTCGACGGCGTCGATACCGGTTCCGCGGCGGCCTCCGTGGGTGGTGACCTCCCACCCCGACGGTGTGGGTTCGTCGCCGTCTGGAACGGTTCGCGCATCCACCGACAGCACGATGCACTGCGATCCGAACCGACGGCTCATCTCGGCGAGCACCTCGGGACGCGCGATCGCCGCGGTGTTGACGCTGACCTTGTCGGCTCCTGCCCGCAGCATGGTGTCGACGTCGTCGACCGTGCGGATACCGCCCCCCACGGTCAGCGGGATGAAGATCTGATCAGCCGTCCGTTTGACGACCTCGATCATCGTCGACCGGCCCGAACTCGACGCCGTGACGTCCAGGAAGGTCAGTTCGTCGGCCCCCTCGCCGTCATAGCGGGCCGCGAGTTCGACGGGATCACCTGCGTCGCGCAGGTTCTGGAAGTTGACTCCCTTGACGACCCGTCCGTCGTCCACGTCGAGACAAGGGATCACTCGCACCGCAACGGTCATCGAACAGTCCTCCCGATCGAGACGTCCCCGACAACACCGTCGAGACAAGGGATCACGCGCACAGCGACGGTCATGGCCGACCTCCGGAGTTCTCTGGGTGGCCTGCGCTCGGGGGCTGCGAAGCCCATTCGTCGCCGACCACGCCGTCGATGACGGCCATCAGTTCCTCGTGCAGCCCCGGGGCCGCACACACCAACGACGGTGACGCCGCCGTCCACGGCTCGCCTGCGAGATCGGTCGCAACCCCGCCGGCGGCGCGCACCAGTGCCGCACCCGCCGCGTTGTCCCACGCGTGGCGGCCGAAAGCAATTGCGCCGCCGAAGATCCCCGCGGCGGTGTAGGCCATGTCGACGCCCGTGCTGCCCGTCATCCGCAACCGGGCGACCCGAGAACTCAACGCCCGGATGACATCGACACGGCGCGTACCGGGATAACGACCCTTCGCCCGTTCGTTGAACGGACCGTAGGCGATGGCCGAGGTCTGCAGGTCGATCGGGCTCAGCGGTGGCACGGGCTCGCCGTCGACGAGGAGCGGACCGTCGACATGACCGGCGTAGCGACGTCCCAGCAGCGGCAGCCAGGTCAGCCCGAGGACCGGGTCGCCGTCGACGAGCAGCCCGAGCAGGATGCCCGCCAGTGGGACACCTGTCGAGTAGTTGTAGGTGCCGTCGACCGGATCGAGCACCCAGACGGCTCCCTCGGTGACCGACGGCCCGCCGAATTCCTCACCGTGAACCGGGATCTGGGTGCGCTCGGCGAGTTCACCGGCGATCCGTCGTTCCAGATCGAGGTCGACCTGTGTGGCGAAGTCCGTGGGGCCCTTGGTGACTGCGCTCGGAGCGCCGAGTCCGGCCACGAACTCGGCGGCCACCGAGTCGAGGATGGTGCTCGCCGTGTCGAGCAGTCGTGAGTGGTCCATCACTTCCCGGCTACGGCGGACAGGGCCTGAGGCAGCGTGAACCGGCCCGCGTAGAGGGCCTTGCCGACAATCGCGCCTTCCACGCCACGGTCGACGAGTCCGGCTATCGCGACCAGGTCGTCGAGGGCCGATACCCCGCCAGAGGCGACGACCGGCGCCGACGTGGCCGCGGCGACTTCGCCCAGCAGCTCCAGATTCGGCCCGGCCAGTGTGCCGTCCTTGGAGACATCGGTGACGACGTACCGAGCACAACCGTCGCGGTCGAGCCGCTCGAGAACCTCCCACAGGTCGCCGCCGTCGGTGACCCAGCCGCGACCGCGCAGACGGTAGGACTCCCCTTCTCGGATGACGTCGAGCCCGACCGCGATCCGGTCGCCGTACCGTTCGATCGCCCGTGCGCACCACTCCGGGTTCTCCAGCGCAGCCGTGCCGAGATTCACGCGGGTACAACCGGTCCCGAGCGCGGCGGCGAGGGAGTCGTCGTCGCGGATACCGCCGGAGAGTTCGACCTTCACGTCGAGTTCGCCGACGACGTCGGCGAGTAGTTCGCGGTTGTTACCGCGTCCGAACGCGGCGTCGAGATCGACCAGATGGATCCACTCGGCCCCGTCGGTCTGCCAGGCCAGCGCGGCCTCCCGCGGCGACCCGTATGAGGTCTCGGTGCCTGCCGCGCCTTGGACGAGTCGGACGGCCTGCCCGTCGGCGACGTCGACGGCGGGGAGGAGTTCAAGGGTGTTACCCATCGGTGGATGTGTTCCTGTCTGTCGGATCGGGGGTATCGGGCCGGTCAGAGCGCGCGGCCAGGATCTCATGCTCGGCGCGGGCGATCATGCGCCGGGAGACGCCGCCGATCACCCAGATCATCGCCAGCACCGCGATCAGTGCGATGACCAGGCCTGCGATGGGTGACCATTGCGCCACCAGCAGGATCACCGGGATGGACACCAGCAGTACGACGACACCCGCGCCAAGCGAGTAAAGAACCAGCTTGCCGTAGGAGAATCGGGTGTCGTCGATGTTCATGCCAGGGACCGGACCCAGTTGCGGAGCAGGTGCGCACCGGCATCCCCGGACTTCTCCGGGTGGAACTGGGTCGCGGCGAGTGCGCCGTTCTCGACGGCCGCCAGGAACGGCCCGCCATGTGTCGCCCAGGTCAGCTTGGGCGGATCGATCCGCGAACCGTCGGTGTCCATGCTCCAGTCCTGAACGGCGTAGGAGTGCACGAAGTAGAAGCGGGTATCGGCATCCAGACCGTCGAACAGCATCGTGCCGGCCGCCGCGTCCACCGTGTTCCAGCCCATGTGCGGGAGCACCTCGGCGGGGAGCCGGCTGACGGTACCGGGCCACTCGCCGCAACCCTGCGCCTCGACACCGAACTCGACACCGCGCTCGAACAGGATCTGCATGCCGACGCAGATGCCGAGCACCGGTCTCCCACCGGCCAGACGCTGGTCGATGATGCGGTGGCCCTTGACCGCGTTCAGCCCCTCCATGCAGGCGGCGAAGGCGCCGACCCCGGGGACAACCAGCCCGTCGCAGTTGGTTGCGATGTCGCGATCGTCGGTGACCGTGACGTCGGCCCCGGCCCGCTCGAGCGCACGCTGCGCCGATCGCAGATTGCCCGATCCGTAGTCGAGGATGGCGACTGCGGGTGCACCGCTCATCGGGTGCGCCCCATCAGAGCGCGCCCTTGGTGGACGGCACACCACTCACCCGCGGATCGTTCTCGGTCGCGGCACGCAACGCGCGGGCCACCGCCTTGAACTCGGCCTCGGTGATGTGGTGCTGATCGCGTCCGTACAGCACTCGCACATGCAGAGCGATGCGTGCGTTGAGGGCGATCGCCTCGAAGACGTGACGGTTGATCACGGTCGAATACGGCACGCCCGGATATCCGCCGATGACCGCGGTCAACAGGTGCTCGGGTTCACCGGTGTGCACGCAGTAGGGTCGCCCCGACACGTCGACCGCCGCGTGCGCGAGCGACTCGTCCATCGGTATCCAGGCGTCGCCGAACCGCCGGATGCCCTTCTTGTCGCCGAGTGCCTGGCCCAACGCCTGACCGAGCACGATCGAGGTGTCCTCGATCGTGTGGTGCCCCTCGACCTCGACGTCGCCTTTCGCCTCGACGGTGAGGTCGAAGCTGCCGTGCTGGCCGAACGCGGTGAGCATGTGGTCGAAGAACGCGATACCGGTGGAGATGTTCGTGACGCCGGTGCCGTCGAGGTTCAGATCGACGGTGATCGACGACTCCCTGGTGGTTCGTTCGACGCGTGCCGTGCGAGCGGAGCGGCGGGGTTCTTCTTCGGGCGGCGGTGCGGTGGTCACTTACCCATTCTCCAGATCTGTAGACGCGAGCGTTCGGCTGACGTCGAGGAACGCGTCGTTCTCGGCTGCCAGCCCGATGGTGACACGCAGATGGCCGGTGATCCCGACGTCGCGGATCAACACGCCGTGGTCGAGATAGCGTCGCCAGCTCGCCGGTGCGTCGGCGAAATGGCCGAACAGCAGGAAGTTGGCATCGGAATCCACGACCCGGAAGCCGGCGGCGGACAGTTCCTGCGCGACGCGTCTGCGTTCGGCGATGATCGCGGCGACACCCGCGAGCGTGTCGTCGCGATGCCGCAGCGCGGCGCGGGCCGCGGCCTGGGTGAGCACCGACAGGTGGTACGGCAGGCGGACCAGGAGCAGCGCCTCGACGATCGCGGGCGCGGCGGCCAGGTAGCCCAGGCGCCCGCCGGCGAACGCGAACGCCTTGCTCATGGTGCGGCTGACGACGACCTTGGCCGGGAACTCGTCGATGAGTTCGACCGCGCTCGGCCGGTCGGAGAACTCGCCGTACGCTTCGTCGACGATCACGATGCCGGGCGCCGCCTCGACGATCCGTCGGAGATCGTCGGGTGTCACCGAGCCGCCGGTCGGGTTGTTGGGCGACGTCACGAACACCACGTCGGGTCGCCGTGCCTCGACCTCGGCGACCGCGTAGTCGATGTCGAGGCCGAAATCGGCGGCGCGATGCGCGGCGAGCCATGTGGTGTCGGTGCCGTCCGAGATGATCGGGTGCATCGAGTACGAGGGCACGAATCCGAGCGAACTGCGCCCGGGGCCTGCGAAGGCCTGCAGCAGCTGCTGCAGGATCTCGTTGGAACCGTTGGCCGCCCACAGGTTCTCGACGCCGAGGGACACACCGGTCGCGGTCGAGAGATAGTCCGCGAGATCGCTCCGCAGGGCGACGGCGTCGCGGTCCGGATACCGGTGCAGCGCTGCCGCCACGGCACGCGTCGACTCCGCGACGTCATCGATCAGCGCAGCCGACGGCGGGTGCGGGTTCTCGTTGGTGTTGAGGACCACCGGGACCTCGAGTTGCGGTGCGCCATAAGCACTCTTGCCGCGGAGGTTGTCGCGCAGCGGCAGATCGTCGACGGTGATGCCGGAGCCGGGGATGAGCTTGTCGGGCGCACTCATCGCCCACCTCCGGCAAACCGCTGCTTCACCGCATCGCCGTGGCCCGGCAGGTCTTC contains:
- the hisH gene encoding imidazole glycerol phosphate synthase subunit HisH; the encoded protein is MSGAPAVAILDYGSGNLRSAQRALERAGADVTVTDDRDIATNCDGLVVPGVGAFAACMEGLNAVKGHRIIDQRLAGGRPVLGICVGMQILFERGVEFGVEAQGCGEWPGTVSRLPAEVLPHMGWNTVDAAAGTMLFDGLDADTRFYFVHSYAVQDWSMDTDGSRIDPPKLTWATHGGPFLAAVENGALAATQFHPEKSGDAGAHLLRNWVRSLA
- the hisB gene encoding imidazoleglycerol-phosphate dehydratase HisB: MTTAPPPEEEPRRSARTARVERTTRESSITVDLNLDGTGVTNISTGIAFFDHMLTAFGQHGSFDLTVEAKGDVEVEGHHTIEDTSIVLGQALGQALGDKKGIRRFGDAWIPMDESLAHAAVDVSGRPYCVHTGEPEHLLTAVIGGYPGVPYSTVINRHVFEAIALNARIALHVRVLYGRDQHHITEAEFKAVARALRAATENDPRVSGVPSTKGAL
- a CDS encoding inositol monophosphatase family protein, with the translated sequence MDHSRLLDTASTILDSVAAEFVAGLGAPSAVTKGPTDFATQVDLDLERRIAGELAERTQIPVHGEEFGGPSVTEGAVWVLDPVDGTYNYSTGVPLAGILLGLLVDGDPVLGLTWLPLLGRRYAGHVDGPLLVDGEPVPPLSPIDLQTSAIAYGPFNERAKGRYPGTRRVDVIRALSSRVARLRMTGSTGVDMAYTAAGIFGGAIAFGRHAWDNAAGAALVRAAGGVATDLAGEPWTAASPSLVCAAPGLHEELMAVIDGVVGDEWASQPPSAGHPENSGGRP
- a CDS encoding histidinol-phosphate transaminase, producing the protein MSAPDKLIPGSGITVDDLPLRDNLRGKSAYGAPQLEVPVVLNTNENPHPPSAALIDDVAESTRAVAAALHRYPDRDAVALRSDLADYLSTATGVSLGVENLWAANGSNEILQQLLQAFAGPGRSSLGFVPSYSMHPIISDGTDTTWLAAHRAADFGLDIDYAVAEVEARRPDVVFVTSPNNPTGGSVTPDDLRRIVEAAPGIVIVDEAYGEFSDRPSAVELIDEFPAKVVVSRTMSKAFAFAGGRLGYLAAAPAIVEALLLVRLPYHLSVLTQAAARAALRHRDDTLAGVAAIIAERRRVAQELSAAGFRVVDSDANFLLFGHFADAPASWRRYLDHGVLIRDVGITGHLRVTIGLAAENDAFLDVSRTLASTDLENG
- the priA gene encoding bifunctional 1-(5-phosphoribosyl)-5-((5-phosphoribosylamino)methylideneamino)imidazole-4-carboxamide isomerase/phosphoribosylanthranilate isomerase PriA, with translation MGNTLELLPAVDVADGQAVRLVQGAAGTETSYGSPREAALAWQTDGAEWIHLVDLDAAFGRGNNRELLADVVGELDVKVELSGGIRDDDSLAAALGTGCTRVNLGTAALENPEWCARAIERYGDRIAVGLDVIREGESYRLRGRGWVTDGGDLWEVLERLDRDGCARYVVTDVSKDGTLAGPNLELLGEVAAATSAPVVASGGVSALDDLVAIAGLVDRGVEGAIVGKALYAGRFTLPQALSAVAGK